One Triplophysa rosa linkage group LG9, Trosa_1v2, whole genome shotgun sequence genomic window carries:
- the slc25a28 gene encoding mitoferrin-2, with product MEADGFVRRRRMTADTSGGDAAVAGASAGAEIQWLGGRFWGVSDGLVGTLAPRIAGEQELHVGHLYGSHEANDLSEPDYEGLPQGASTSTHMLAGAVAGIMEHCLMFPIDCVKTRMQSLQPEPDARYRNVMDALRRIVRTEGIWRPIRGLNATAVGAGPAHALYFACYERLKKVLSDAIHPGANSHLANGTAGCVATLLHDAAMNPSEVVKQRMQMYNSPYRGVLDCVRCVWKREGALAFYRSYTTQLTMNVPFQALHFLTYEYLQELLNPQRHYHPSTHVVSGALAGAIAAAATTPLDVCKTLLNTQESLALNSVSQRERRISGLGHAFRTVYRLGGLPAYFKGVQARVIYQMPSTAISWSVYEFFKYFITKHQHEKRRTQRDGEK from the exons ATGGAAGCGGATGGTTTTGTACGCAGGCGGCGGATGACAGCGGACACGTCGGGCGGTGACGCCGCGGTGGCTGGTGCTTCCGCGGGCGCGGAGATCCAGTGGCTCGGCGGGCGCTTCTGGGGTGTTTCGGACGGGCTCGTCGGGACGTTGGCGCCTCGGATAGCAGGAGAACAGGAGCTTCACGTTGGACATTTGTATGGCTCCCACGAAGCCAATGATTTATCTGAACCGGACTATGAGGGGTTGCCCCAGGGTGCCTCCACCAGCACTCACATGTTAGCTGGGGCAGTGGCAGGAATCATGGAGCATTGCCTGATGTTTCCTATTGATTGTGTGAAG ACCCGCATGCAGAGCCTTCAGCCAGAACCTGACGCCCGCTACCGTAACGTGATGGATGCCCTGCGGCGCATCGTGAGAACGGAGGGGATATGGAGGCCAATCAGGGGCCTTAATGCCACAGCTGTAGGGGCGGGGCCAGCCCACGCACTTTACTTCGCCTGCTATGAAAGATTGAAGAAGGTTCTCAGTGATGCCATCCATCCTGGAGCAAACAGTCATTTGGCGAACG GCACAGCCGGATGCGTTGCTACGTTGCTTCACGATGCTGCCATGAATCCTTCTGAAG TGGTGAAGCAGAGGATGCAGATGTACAATTCGCCATACCGTGGCGTTCTGGACTGCGTGCGCTGCGTGTGGAAGCGGGAGGGGGCGTTGGCCTTTTACCGCAGTTACACCACGCAGCTCACCATGAACGTGCCGTTCCAGGCTTTGCACTTCTTGACCTACGAATACCTGCAAGAGCTGCTCAATCCCCAAAGACATTACCACCCCTCTACCCACGTGGTGTCCGGCGCTCTGGCGGGAGCCATCGCCGCCGCTGCCACCACCCCACTGGACGTTTGCAAGACCCTGCTCAACACGCAGGAGTCTCTGGCTCTCAACTCCGTCAGCCAGAGAGAAAGACGCATCTCGGGCCTCGGCCACGCCTTCCGGACTGTCTATAGGCTTGGTGGCCTGCCTGCTTACTTCAAAGGCGTGCAGGCGAGAGTCATATACCAGATGCCCTCCACCGCCATCAGCTGGTCCGTCTACGAGTTCTTCAAGTACTTCATCACCAAACACCAGCACGAGAAGCGCCGAACCCAGAGGGATGGTGAGAAGTAA
- the pyroxd2 gene encoding pyridine nucleotide-disulfide oxidoreductase domain-containing protein 2 isoform X1 yields the protein MAAAVRGIRSCKGFISSTRRCSHSVALKPQYDAIIIGGGHNGLIASAYLQKGGLKTAVLERRHVLGGAAVSEEIIPGFHFSRASYLLSLLRPHICQDLELTKHGLKVYMRDPHSFTPILEEGVGGRPPRSLLLGADLAKSQEEIGKFSEKDAKVYPDFLTHLERLACAIHPLLDAPPVDIPGVTQGSLRKRISALRSLKPLVKSGLKLGKNIPDLYELITAPVMKVLNRWFESEPLRATLATDSVIGANTSPNNPGSGYVLLHHVMGELEKEKGAWGYVEGGMGGVSQSIARSARSLGADIFTEREVEQVLIGQDGSARGVVLKDGTEVSSKVVLSNATPYITFKQLTPQDALPEAFITAVDQIDYSSPVTKINVALDRLPNFLAAPNTRDGKPGPHHQCSIHLNCESVEVLEDAYREGQLGRPSSRPMLEMTIPSVLDPTLAPRGCHVVSIFTQFTPYLLEGRRAWTNEDRERFAETVFDWIERYAPGFKKSIVGKDILAPPDLEKVFGLTGGNIFHGSMSLDQLYLARPLPSIADYRSPVKGLYLCGSGSHPGGGVMGAAGWNAALTVLSDFKRR from the exons ATGGCTGCTGCGGTCCGAGGGATTCGATCATGCAAAGGATTTATTTCATCGACACGCCGCTGCAGCCACAGCGTTGCACTCAAACCTCAATATGATGCGATTATAATCGGTGGAG GTCACAATGGCCTTATTGCT TCAGCATATCTGCAGAAAGGCGGGCTGAAAACTGCTGTGCTGGAACGCAGACACGTGCTTGGAGGAGCAGCTGTGTCTGAAGAGATAATTCCAG GGTTTCACTTCTCCAGGGCCTCCTACCTGCTCAGTTTATTGCGTCCACACATCTGCCAGGACCTCGAGCTCACG AAACATGGCCTGAAGGTATACATGAGGGACCCCCATTCATTTACCCCCATACTGGAGGAGGGTGTCGGAGGGCGGCCACCACGCTCCTTACTGCTGGGAGCTGATCTGGCAAAAAGCCAGGAAGAGATTGGCAAATTCTCAGAGAAAGATGCCAAG GTCTATCCTGATTTTCTAACCCACTTGGAAAGACTGGCCTGTGCCATTCACCCTCTTTTGGATGCACCACCTGTTGACATTCCAGGAGTGACTCAGGGATCTCTGAGAAAGAGAATATCTGCACTGAGGAGCTTAAAACCTTTGGTGAAGTCTG GGTTAAAGCTGGGAAAGAATATTCCAGACCTTTATGAACTAATTACGGCTCCAGTTATGAAG GTGCTTAATCGCTGGTTTGAATCAGAGCCGTTGAGAGCCACATTAGCCACCGACTCTGTGATTGGTGCAAATACAAGCCCAAACAATCCTGGAAGCGG ATACGTCCTTTTGCACCATGTCATGGGTGAGCTGGAAAAGGAGAAGGGAGCCTGGGGTTATGTGGAGGGAGGAATGGGCGGAGTTTCTCAATCGATCGCCCGCTCTGCACGCTCTTTAGGAGCAGATATTTTTACAGAGAGA GAAGTTGAACAAGTTCTTATAGGTCAGGATGGTTCTGCACGGGGTGTTGTGCTGAAAGATGGAACAGAGGTCTCTAGTAAAGTGGTTTTGTCAAATGCCACTCCTTACATCACCTTCAAACAGCTTACCCCACAG GACGCCCTGCCAGAGGCTTTCATCACAGCTGTGGATCAGATTGACTACAGTTCTCCTGTTACCAAGATCAACG TGGCTTTAGACCGGCTGCCTAATTTCCTGGCTGCTCCGAACACTCGGGATGGAAAACCCGGTCCACATCACCAATGTTCAATCCACCTGAACTGTGAAAGTGTGGAGGTATTGGAGGACGCTTACAGGGAGGGCCAGCTGGGACGCCCATCCTCCAG GCCTATGTTGGAAATGACCATTCCCTCAGTGCTGGATCCGACCCTCGCCCCCCGGGGTTGCCATGTGGTGTCTATTTTTACTCAGTTTACCCCTTATTTGCTGGAGGGCCGCCGCGCGTGGACCAATGAGGACAGGGAGAGATTTGCAGAGACAG TATTTGACTGGATTGAGCGTTATGCACCTGGATTTAAGAAGTCTATAGTGGGCAAAGATATTTTGGCTCCTCCTGACCTTGAGAAGGTTTTTGGTCTCACTGGAGGG AATATATTCCATGGCTCGATGTCTTTGGATCAGCTGTACCTGGCGAGGCCTTTGCCCTCTATAGCGGATTACCGCTCACCAGTCAAAGGACTGTATTTATGTGGCAGTGGCAGCCATCCAG GTGGAGGTGTTATGGGTGCAGCTGGCTGGAACGCAGCTCTCACTGTCCTTTCAGATTTCAAACGCAGATGA
- the zgc:123010 gene encoding uncharacterized protein zgc:123010: MVGVMKFSLDFCRFLGLSGSSDKRPEDMETGEAEQNEDSQDVLTGEEGLSEEDKARRKAERRKAKRKRQRQRKKLEGVKKDECTEQGEELVRADSELEESEDSEPEEVEEFNLSKVEAKPVAPPSKTPAGPPLASGNRSNRQLPTRSIEEDPEWDVNSAFVANAVSHIRPKAKSKGAHKSKENKENESRSGEVICLSDAVTKKSSLLVEKGIRLVQEGQYEQAVSLFTEAIKCDPKDYRFFGNRSYPYCCLEQYPLALADAEKSIQMAPDWPKGYYRRGSALMGLKRYSEAEKAMEQVLKLDADCEEAVNDLLYCKVQQLVVLGYDEEQSIQLLEKYNTVQAVITAKASNQDCALLQAGPCNSLWVGNVTTELTEKHLRDLFKTYGEIDSIRILHERFCAFVNYKNANMASRAMEKLHGVLIENTRLVVRYPDRRIQRTLPTPAIQQPAGTAGPRRRSPINVDECYFWRTTGCHFEDRCRYKHIPEHRGKDWQP; encoded by the exons ATGGTCGGAGTTATGAAGTTCAGTTTGGATTTCTGCCGGTTTCTGGGGCTCAGCG GCTCCAGTGATAAGCGGCCCGAGGACATGGAGACAGGTGAAGCTGAACAGAACGAAGACTCGCAG GATGTCTTAACAGGTGAAGAGGGTCTCAGTGAGGAAGATAAGGCCAGAAGGAAAGCGGAGAGGCGTAAAGCCAAGAGGAAG CGCCAGCGACAGAGAAAGAAACTAGAAGGGGTTAAGAAGGATGAATGTACGGAACAG GGGGAGGAGCTTGTCAGAGCTGATTCTGAGCTCGAAGAGTCTGAAGATTCTGAGCCAGAGGAAGTGGAAGAGTTCAACCTTTCGAAAGTGGAAGCGAAGCCTGTTGCTCCTCCGAGCAAAACCCCAGCTGGACCTCCACTGGCCTCGGGGAACAGAAGCAATCGGCAGCTGCCGACCCGCTCCATTGAGGAG gaCCCAGAGTGGGATGTCAACAGTGCTTTTGTTGCTAATGCAGTCAGTCACATTCGACCCAAAGCCAAAAGTAAAGGAGCTCACAAGTCGAAAGAGAACAAAGAGAACGAGAGCAGAAGTGGGGAG GTTATTTGCTTATCCGATGCTGTAACTAAAAAAAGTTCCTTACTAGTAG AAAAAGGGATCAGACTCGTTCAGGAGGGCCAGTACGAACAAGCTGTCAGTTTGTTTACAGAGGCCATCAAATGTGACCCAAAAGATTACAG GTTTTTTGGAAATCGCTCCTACCCTTACTGTTGTTTGGAGCAGTACCCACTGGCGCTAGCGGATGCTGAGAAGTCCATCCAGATGGCTCCTGATTGGCCCAAAGGCTATTACCGTAGAGGAAGTGCACTTATGGGGCTTAAG AGGTACAGTGAAGCCGAGAAAGCCATGGAACAGGTGCTGAAGCTGGACGCAGATTGCGAAGAAGCCGTCAATGACCTCTTATACTGTAAAGTGCAACAACTTGTG gttctTGGTTATGATGAGGAACAAAGTATCCAATTGCTGGAAAAATACAACACTGTGCAGGCTGTTATTACAGCCAAGG CATCAAATCAAGACTGTGCCCTTCTCCAGGCAGG TCCTTGCAACTCCCTGTGGGTTGGAAACGTGACCACAGAACTGACAGAGAAGCATCTGCGGGACCTTTTCAAAAC TTATGGAGAAATCGACAGCATTCGAATTCTGCACGAACGCTTCTGTGCATTTGTTAACTACAAGAACGCTAACATGGCCTCCCGTGCGATGGAGAAACTCCAC GGGGTTCTTATTGAGAACACTCGACTGGTGGTCCGATATCCAGACAGACGGATTCAGAGAACCCTTCCAACACCTGCCATTCAACAACCTGCAGGGACTGCTGG TCCTAGGCGAAGAAGTCCTATCAACGTCGATGAGTGTTACTTTTGGAGGACCACCGGCTGTCATTTTGAGGATAGGTGTCGCTATAAGCACATTCCTGAACATCGAGGGAAAGACTGGCAGCCTTGA
- the pyroxd2 gene encoding pyridine nucleotide-disulfide oxidoreductase domain-containing protein 2 isoform X2 has translation MRDPHSFTPILEEGVGGRPPRSLLLGADLAKSQEEIGKFSEKDAKVYPDFLTHLERLACAIHPLLDAPPVDIPGVTQGSLRKRISALRSLKPLVKSGLKLGKNIPDLYELITAPVMKVLNRWFESEPLRATLATDSVIGANTSPNNPGSGYVLLHHVMGELEKEKGAWGYVEGGMGGVSQSIARSARSLGADIFTEREVEQVLIGQDGSARGVVLKDGTEVSSKVVLSNATPYITFKQLTPQDALPEAFITAVDQIDYSSPVTKINVALDRLPNFLAAPNTRDGKPGPHHQCSIHLNCESVEVLEDAYREGQLGRPSSRPMLEMTIPSVLDPTLAPRGCHVVSIFTQFTPYLLEGRRAWTNEDRERFAETVFDWIERYAPGFKKSIVGKDILAPPDLEKVFGLTGGNIFHGSMSLDQLYLARPLPSIADYRSPVKGLYLCGSGSHPGGGVMGAAGWNAALTVLSDFKRR, from the exons ATGAGGGACCCCCATTCATTTACCCCCATACTGGAGGAGGGTGTCGGAGGGCGGCCACCACGCTCCTTACTGCTGGGAGCTGATCTGGCAAAAAGCCAGGAAGAGATTGGCAAATTCTCAGAGAAAGATGCCAAG GTCTATCCTGATTTTCTAACCCACTTGGAAAGACTGGCCTGTGCCATTCACCCTCTTTTGGATGCACCACCTGTTGACATTCCAGGAGTGACTCAGGGATCTCTGAGAAAGAGAATATCTGCACTGAGGAGCTTAAAACCTTTGGTGAAGTCTG GGTTAAAGCTGGGAAAGAATATTCCAGACCTTTATGAACTAATTACGGCTCCAGTTATGAAG GTGCTTAATCGCTGGTTTGAATCAGAGCCGTTGAGAGCCACATTAGCCACCGACTCTGTGATTGGTGCAAATACAAGCCCAAACAATCCTGGAAGCGG ATACGTCCTTTTGCACCATGTCATGGGTGAGCTGGAAAAGGAGAAGGGAGCCTGGGGTTATGTGGAGGGAGGAATGGGCGGAGTTTCTCAATCGATCGCCCGCTCTGCACGCTCTTTAGGAGCAGATATTTTTACAGAGAGA GAAGTTGAACAAGTTCTTATAGGTCAGGATGGTTCTGCACGGGGTGTTGTGCTGAAAGATGGAACAGAGGTCTCTAGTAAAGTGGTTTTGTCAAATGCCACTCCTTACATCACCTTCAAACAGCTTACCCCACAG GACGCCCTGCCAGAGGCTTTCATCACAGCTGTGGATCAGATTGACTACAGTTCTCCTGTTACCAAGATCAACG TGGCTTTAGACCGGCTGCCTAATTTCCTGGCTGCTCCGAACACTCGGGATGGAAAACCCGGTCCACATCACCAATGTTCAATCCACCTGAACTGTGAAAGTGTGGAGGTATTGGAGGACGCTTACAGGGAGGGCCAGCTGGGACGCCCATCCTCCAG GCCTATGTTGGAAATGACCATTCCCTCAGTGCTGGATCCGACCCTCGCCCCCCGGGGTTGCCATGTGGTGTCTATTTTTACTCAGTTTACCCCTTATTTGCTGGAGGGCCGCCGCGCGTGGACCAATGAGGACAGGGAGAGATTTGCAGAGACAG TATTTGACTGGATTGAGCGTTATGCACCTGGATTTAAGAAGTCTATAGTGGGCAAAGATATTTTGGCTCCTCCTGACCTTGAGAAGGTTTTTGGTCTCACTGGAGGG AATATATTCCATGGCTCGATGTCTTTGGATCAGCTGTACCTGGCGAGGCCTTTGCCCTCTATAGCGGATTACCGCTCACCAGTCAAAGGACTGTATTTATGTGGCAGTGGCAGCCATCCAG GTGGAGGTGTTATGGGTGCAGCTGGCTGGAACGCAGCTCTCACTGTCCTTTCAGATTTCAAACGCAGATGA